The uncultured Fibrobacter sp. genome has a segment encoding these proteins:
- the queD gene encoding 6-carboxytetrahydropterin synthase QueD: MYRVIKRIEISGAHKLSLPYESKCRGLHGHNWIITVFCQSETLDENGMVVDFSRIKEIVHGKLDHQFLNDVVDFNPTAENMARWVCEQVPHCYKVQIQESEGNTVEYER, from the coding sequence ATGTACAGAGTCATCAAGCGCATCGAAATCTCCGGGGCCCACAAGCTCTCCCTCCCGTACGAAAGTAAATGCCGTGGGCTCCACGGTCACAATTGGATCATTACGGTGTTCTGCCAATCCGAAACGCTTGACGAGAACGGCATGGTTGTCGACTTTTCGCGAATCAAAGAAATCGTCCACGGCAAGCTGGATCACCAGTTTTTGAACGACGTGGTGGATTTCAACCCCACCGCCGAAAACATGGCCCGCTGGGTTTGCGAGCAAGTGCCGCACTGCTACAAGGTGCAAATCCAAGAAAGCGAAGGCAACACCGTCGAATACGAACGCTAG